TCACGGCGAGGCCGGCCTGGTCGAACTGGCCCGTGAACCCCTCGAGCTCGAACGTCACCTCGACCGCGGTGTCCGGCTGCCAGGGCGCGAGCAGCGCGTGCCCGTTCTCATGCCGGAAGCCGTATGCGGTGTCGCGCCACCAGTCGCTGCCCTCGGCGGCCTCGACGACGAGGGCGCCGGTCGCCTCGATCTCTGCGGAGACCGGCTCCCGGGTCCAGGTGCCGCGCGCGAACACCGGCTCGGCGGGGTTCTCGATGCCGCTCATGCGCTCGCTCCGACTTCCGCGCCCGCTGCCCACACGCGCTCGACCCGCCAGTGCTCGTCGAGCACCACGAGGTCGGCCGCGTACCCCGCGGCGAGCGAGCCCCACTCGTCGTCGCGACCGAGCACGCACGCGGGCGTGCGCGTGAGCGCCTCGACGGCCGCGCTCTCGTGCACGCCCGCGACCATGACCGCGTGCCGCAGCGCGGAATCCTGGGTCAACGTCGAGCCGGCGATCGTCGAGGTGTCCGCGAGGTGCGCGATGCCGTCGCGCACGTCGACGTTGAGCGAGCCGAGGCGGTAGTGCCCGTCGGCCCCGCCCGCCGCCGCCATCGCGTCGGTGACGAGCGCCACCCGGTGGGGTGCGGCACGGAACACCATCTGCACGATCGAGGGGTGCACGTGCACGCCATCGGCGACGAGCTCGAGCGCGACGCGGTCGTCGTCGAACGCCGCCGCGATCGGGCCGGGGTCGCGATGGTGGATGCCCGGCATCGCGTTGAACACGTGCGTCACGAGCGTCGCCCCCGCGTCGAAGGCCGCCCGCGCGATGTGCTCGTCAGCCTCGGTGTGGCCGATCGCCACGACGATGCCGGCGTCGGCGAACTGCCGCACGGCGTCGAGGGCGCCGGGCAGCTCGGGCGCGATGGTGACCTGCCGGATGGTTCCGCGCCCGGCGTCGATGAGGCCCTGGATGGTCTGCGGGTCGGGCTGGCGCAAGAACTCGGGGGCGTGCGCGCCGCGGCGGCCGATCGCCAGGAACGGGCCCTCGAGGTGCGCGCCGACGATCGTCGGATCGGCCTCGGCGAGGCCCGCGACGAGCGACAGCGACTCGCGCACGTCGACGAGCGGATTGGCGACGAGCGAGATGACCGACCGGGTCGTGCCGTGCGACCGGTGCACCGCGAGCGCCGTGGCGATCTCCTCCGCACCGTTGTCGAAGGCGGCTCCGCCGCCGCCGTGCCCGTGCAGGTCGATGAAGCCCGGCGTCAGGGTGCGGCCGTGCAGGTCGATCGTGGTCGTGGCGGGAGCCGGAGCATCCACCCCCGTCAGCCCGGCGGCGGCGATGCGATCGCCGTCGATCAGCACCCAGCCGTCTCGCCGACCGTCGGCGTCGAGCAGGCTCGCGTTCGTCAGCAGCGTCGGCACGGCAGACCCCCTAGGTGAAGATGATCGTGCGCTGCCCGTCGAGCAGCACGCGGTCTTCGGCGAACCAGCGCACGGCCTGGCTGAGCGTGCGACTCTCGATGTCGCGGCCGATCACGACGAGCTCATCGGGCGAGCGGGAGTGGTCGACGCGCGTAACGTTCTGCTCGATGATCGGCCCCTCGTCGAGATCGCTCGTGACGAAGTGCGCCGTCGCGCCGATGAGCTTGACCCCGCGGGCGTGCGCCCGCGCGTAGGGGTTCGCACCCTTGAAGCCGGGCAGGAAAGAGTGGTGGATGTTGATGGCGCGACCCTCGAGCGCCGCGCACAGCTCGGGCGAGAAGATCTGCATGTAGCGGGCGAGCACGACGAGCTCGATGTCGTGCTGCTCGACGACCTCGAGAATGCGGGCCTCCATGGCGGCCTTCTCATCGGCCGTCGTGACCGGGCGCGACTCGAACGGCACGTCGTAGAACGCGGCGAGCTCGCTGAGGTCGGGATGGTTGCCGAGCACGAGGGGTATCTCGATCGGCAGGTGCCCGCTGCGCTGGCGGAACAGGAGGTCGTTGAGACAGTGCGCGGCCTTCGAGACGAGCACGAGGGTGCGCAGCGGCCGGCCGACGGCGTCGATGCGGCACAGCATGCCGTAGCGGTCGATCACGGGCTGCAGTGCGGCGAGCAGCTCGTCGCGGTCGGCACGCGTCTCGGTCTGCAGTCGCAGGAAGAAGCGGCCCGAGCCGAGGCTCGAGAACTGCTGCAGCTCGGTGATGTTGCCCTCGGCCGCGACGATGGCGCCCGTGACGGCGTGCACGATGCCGGGGCGGTCGTCGCAGACGAGCGTCACGATCCAGTGGTGGGGGGTCTCGCTCACGCGTCCAGCCTATTCGCCGGGGCGCGGCGCCCCCGCGCGGCTACGCTGAGCGCGTGCGCCTGCCCTGGTCATCGCTGCTGCTGCTGTCGGCCGGCATCTTCGTGGCGGTCACGAGCGAATTCTTGCCGATTGGGCTGCTGCCCCAGCTGCGCGACGAGCTCGGCATCACCGAGGCCCAGGTGGGGATGCTCATCACGGTCTTCGCAGGAACCGTCGTCGTCGCGACCGCGCCGCTGACGCACCTGACGCGAGCGGTGCCGCGCAAGCGTCTTCTCATCGTGCTGCTGGCCATCTTCGCCGTGGCCAACCTCGTCGCCGCACTCGCCCCCAGCTACGCGGTGCTCGTGGTCGCTCGCGTCATCGGAGGTGCCGCCCACGGAGTGTTCTGGGCGGTCGTGTCGCCGTATGCCGCGCGGCTCGTGCCGCCGGAACGCCTCGCGAGCGCGGTCGCGATCGCGACGTCCGGTGCGACCGTGGCGACCGTCGCGGGCGTGCCGCTCGGAACGCTGTTGGGGTCAGTCGTCGGCTGGCGCGCGTCGTTCGCCGTCATCGCCGGACTCGTCGTGGTGATCGCGGCGCTCATCGTCGCCGTGCTGCCGCCGGTCGAGCACCGCACCCACGCACGCGACGCCGTCGTCGGCCGACCGGCACGCGATGCGACGCTCGCCCCCGTGCTCGTGCTCTGCACCACGGTCGTCCTCGTCACCCTCGGGCACGCCACCTTCTACACGTACATCGCGGCCTGGGTCATCGACGTCGCGGGATTCGAGGGCAGTGCCGTGGCGGGCGTCCTGCTGCTCTTCGGTGCTGCGGGCGCCATCGGCGTCGCGGTCGCCGGCGTGCTCGGCGACCGCTTCCCGCGCGCGCTCCTGCCCGTGCTGCTCGTCGGCGTGGGGCTCTCGGTCGCGGGCCTCGCGGCGCTCGCCGCGCATCCGTTCGCGGTCATCGTGCTGATCGTGCTGTGGAGCGCGTTCTTGGGCGGGGTGCCGGTCATCTTCCAGGCGCGCCTGCTGCAGACCGCATCCCCCGCCCTGCTCGACATCGCGGCGGCGTGGCTGACGGTCGCGTTCAACATCGGTATCGGCGGGGGCGCGCTGCTCGGAGGGTTCGTCATCGGTGCGTGGTCGCTCGCCGCGCTGCCGCTCGTCACTGTCGCGCTGCTGCTCGCGGCGATCGGGCTCGTCGCCGTCGTCGGCGGGCTCGCCCGCCCGTCACGCCATCAGATCTCGACGGAGTCTGCCGCCTCCTGAACCTCGCGCTCGGCCTCCTCATCGGTGGGCCAGACGTACTCGTCGATCACGACAACGAGCGCGACGATGCCGTTGACGATCCAGGTGAGCGCGAGCGGCGTCATGCCGGGTACGAGCGGCGCGAGGGCCCAGAGCACCGTGAGCGCCGCCATGCCGAGCAGGTGCGAGCGCAGCCACGGCCGCCCGATCGAGCGCTTGAACAGCAGGTTGCCGAGCAGGTAGAGGGCCGCGGCCCCCACGACGATCGCGTTCGTGGCGGCATCGAGCGGGTCATCGGGATGCGCGAGCACGAGGTCGTCGCCGACCGCGAGCAGCACGACCCCGCCCACGAGCACCATGTGCAGGTAGGTGTAGGTGAGCCGCGCGATGCGACCCGTCTGCGCCGAGGCGCTGATGAAGCGGGTGCCGTGCTCGGCCCCGTGACTGAAGTACAGCAGCCAGAACAAGATCGTGCCGACGAAGGCGGCGAGCAGGGCGAGCACGCTCGACGTCGTGATCTCGGCGCGGCTGAAGAGCGTGCCGGTGACGATGATCGACTCGCCGAGGGCGAGGATCATGAACAGCCCCGCACGTTCTGCCATGTGGCCGCCGGCCACCTGCCAGCTCTCGATCGGCGAGGCCTTGATGCCCGGCACCCAGTAGCGCACGGCCGGCGCGGAGAGCTCGATGGCGAGAGCGATCGACCACAGCACGAGCTGCAGGTCACCGCCGATGAGCGCCCCGGAGATCCAGAAGGGCGCCGAGTAGACGAACCAGATCGTGATGCGCGTCAGGTTGAGCGCGGCCTGCGGTTCGCCGACGCGGCGATAGCTCACGACCACGAAGAGGGTGCGCCCGATTTGCATGACGAGATAGGCGAGGGCGAACTGCAGGCCTCGATCGTCGAAGGCGTAGGGGATCGCGGTGCTCAGCACGAGACCGGCGAGCATCAGGGCGATGAGCATCCACCGCACGGGGCCCTTCTCGGGGTTCATCCAGTTCGTGACCCACGTCGTGTAGATCCACACCCACCACACGGCCACGAGCATCACGAGGGTCTCGAGCGCGCCCCGAAAGGTCACGTGCTCGATGAGGTGGTGCGAGAGCTGCGTGACCGCGAACACGAAGACGAGGTCGAAGAACAGCTCGATGAACGCGACGCGGTCGGCGCCGGCCTCGCGGCTGCGGAACAGGCGGATTACGGGCAGGTAGCGGGTCACGGGCACTCCTGGTGGCTGGCGGTAGCGCTAGCGTAGATGTGGATGCTCCGCCCGGGCATCCCCGGACCCGTCGGCCCGTTACGCCGACCGCGAAAGCGCTTCTCGTCTCATGTCTTCTGCTGATCGCCCGTTCCCCTGGGTCGGGCTCGTCACCCTCGCCACCGCCATCTTCGTGCTCGTCACGAGCGAGTTCCTGCCGACGGGACTGCTGCCCGTCATGGCGCGCGACCTCGCCGTCACCGAGTCGCAGATCGGCCTGCTCATCACGATCTTCGCGGGCACCGTCGTGGTCTCGGCGGCCCCGCTCGCGGCGCTCACCCGGCACTACTCGCGCAAGAGCCTGCTGCTCGCCGTGCTCGCGGTCTTCGCGCTCGCGAACGTGCTCGCCGCGATCGCGCCGAGCTACGAGCTGCTCATCGGCGCCCGGGTGCTCGGTGGGCTTGCGCACGGCCTGTTCTGGGCTATCGCGGGCGCCTACGCCGGGCACCTCGTGCCGCGGCACCAGCTCGCGCGTGCCGTCGCCGTCACGAGTGCGGGCGGCACGACGGCCTTCGTGCTCGGCGTGCCGCTCGGCACCGCGCTCGGCATCGCGCTCGGGTGGCGGGCCGCGTTCGGCGTCATCGCGGCCGTCGTGGTCGTGCTCGTCGTGCTCGTCATCCGGTTCCTGCCCGCCGTGGACCACCGCGTGACGCTCGCGACGGGCGAGATCAAGGTGCCCGTGCGGCGCGACCCCACGATGCCCTCCGTGCTCTTCATCTGCCTGCTCGTCGTCATCATCGTCACGGGCCACAACGTCTTCTACACCTACATCGCGCCGTTCGTGCTCGACACCGCGGGCTTCGCGCCCGAGGCGCTCAGCATCCTGCTCTTCCTCTACGGCGGCGCGGGTGCCATCGGCCTCGTGCTGGCGGGCGTGGTCGGCGGGCGGTACCTGCGGGGCGGGCTGTACGGGATGCTCGCGGGGGTCATCCTCGCCGTCAGCGTTCTGGCGCTCTTCGCCGGGGTTCCCGTGGTCGTCGTCATCGCGTTCGTCGTGTGGGGCGCAGCATTCGGCGGCCTGCCGACGCTGCTGCAGACGCGCCTGCTGCAGGTGGCCTCGCCCAACGTGCGCGACGTCGGCGCGGCGCTGCTGACGACCTCGTTCAACATCGGCATCGGCGGCGGGGCCGCGATCGGCGCCGTGCTGTTCTCGTTCTCGGGCACGACCTGGCTGCCGTGGGTCGAGGCGGGCGCGCTCGCGCTCGCGATCCTCGCCCTCATCATCATGGAGGCGCGGCGGCGGGCGCGCGGCGTGCCGCTCGTGACCCGTCCGATCGCGATCGTCGAGGCCGAGTCGCCGTAGGCGTCGCTACCCGCGCGACTACCCGCGCGACTTTCCTCCGCGGCGCACCCGCAGTGCGGTGTCGAGCGCGGCCGTGGCCACGAGCAGGGCCGTGGCACTGAGCGACACGAGCACGGGTGATGCGATGAGGGCGAGGGGGGCCAGGGCGAGCATCCCGAGGCCGGCGACGGCCGCGACGAGCACGCCCGGCGCGCCCACGATACGGCGGAAGATCGCGCAGCCCAGCAGGTACAGCGCCGGTCCGCCGACGATGCTGACGATCGCGATCGTCGACCAGGTGTCGGGTTTTCCGACGACGAGCTTGTCGGCGACGCCCGTCAGCACGATGCCGCCGATGATGACGACGTGCGCGTAGGCGTAGGCGGACCGCGCGATCGCGCCCGTCTTCGCGCCTTTTTCCAAGCGCCGCTCGCCCCACCACTCGCCCTGGTCGAAGTAGAACCACCACATGGCCGCGGCCGAGAGGAACGCACTGACGAGCGCCAGCGAACGCTCGACGGTCAGCTCTTCGGCGACGAAGGCGAAGCCCGTGACGAGGAAGGTCTCGCCGAGCGCGATGATGACGAAGAGGGATGCCCGCTCGGCGATGTGCGCCGCCGAGAGGTCCCAACGCTCCATGTCGCCGCGGCCCAGCACGGGCGTGCGGTACGACACGGCCGCGCCGAGGTAGTCGATGACGACGGCGAACACCCAGAGCACGACGAGGGCGGTGCCGCCGAGCAGAGCGCCGGCGATCCAGGCGACGCCGCTCAGCGCGAACCACGCGGCCATGCGCCGGAAGTCTGCGTTCGCGGCCCGATCGTGGTGTGCGGTCGCCGCGATCATCGCGAGCGTGCGCCCCACTTGCAGGCCGACGTAGGCGAGGGCGAAGACGAGCGCGCGCTCGCCCGAGGCCTCCTGCAGCGAGAGCGACACGACGAGGCCGACGAAGGCGAGCGCGATGAGCATCGCCCGCACTTCGAGCCGCTGCGGGTCGAGCCAGTTCGTCGTCCAGGTGGTCTGCATCCAGAGCCACCACATCGCCAGCAGCAGTACGACCGCGACAACCCCTGAGGGCACCGAGTCGACGTGTGCGACGACGTCGCTCAGTTGCGTGAGCGCGAAGACGAACA
The sequence above is a segment of the Microcella humidisoli genome. Coding sequences within it:
- a CDS encoding low temperature requirement protein A translates to MSNRANSGLRVNLLRPSSGSGSERADRVSFVELFFDLVFVFALTQLSDVVAHVDSVPSGVVAVVLLLAMWWLWMQTTWTTNWLDPQRLEVRAMLIALAFVGLVVSLSLQEASGERALVFALAYVGLQVGRTLAMIAATAHHDRAANADFRRMAAWFALSGVAWIAGALLGGTALVVLWVFAVVIDYLGAAVSYRTPVLGRGDMERWDLSAAHIAERASLFVIIALGETFLVTGFAFVAEELTVERSLALVSAFLSAAAMWWFYFDQGEWWGERRLEKGAKTGAIARSAYAYAHVVIIGGIVLTGVADKLVVGKPDTWSTIAIVSIVGGPALYLLGCAIFRRIVGAPGVLVAAVAGLGMLALAPLALIASPVLVSLSATALLVATAALDTALRVRRGGKSRG
- a CDS encoding low temperature requirement protein A; translated protein: MTRYLPVIRLFRSREAGADRVAFIELFFDLVFVFAVTQLSHHLIEHVTFRGALETLVMLVAVWWVWIYTTWVTNWMNPEKGPVRWMLIALMLAGLVLSTAIPYAFDDRGLQFALAYLVMQIGRTLFVVVSYRRVGEPQAALNLTRITIWFVYSAPFWISGALIGGDLQLVLWSIALAIELSAPAVRYWVPGIKASPIESWQVAGGHMAERAGLFMILALGESIIVTGTLFSRAEITTSSVLALLAAFVGTILFWLLYFSHGAEHGTRFISASAQTGRIARLTYTYLHMVLVGGVVLLAVGDDLVLAHPDDPLDAATNAIVVGAAALYLLGNLLFKRSIGRPWLRSHLLGMAALTVLWALAPLVPGMTPLALTWIVNGIVALVVVIDEYVWPTDEEAEREVQEAADSVEI
- a CDS encoding MFS transporter; the protein is MSSADRPFPWVGLVTLATAIFVLVTSEFLPTGLLPVMARDLAVTESQIGLLITIFAGTVVVSAAPLAALTRHYSRKSLLLAVLAVFALANVLAAIAPSYELLIGARVLGGLAHGLFWAIAGAYAGHLVPRHQLARAVAVTSAGGTTAFVLGVPLGTALGIALGWRAAFGVIAAVVVVLVVLVIRFLPAVDHRVTLATGEIKVPVRRDPTMPSVLFICLLVVIIVTGHNVFYTYIAPFVLDTAGFAPEALSILLFLYGGAGAIGLVLAGVVGGRYLRGGLYGMLAGVILAVSVLALFAGVPVVVVIAFVVWGAAFGGLPTLLQTRLLQVASPNVRDVGAALLTTSFNIGIGGGAAIGAVLFSFSGTTWLPWVEAGALALAILALIIMEARRRARGVPLVTRPIAIVEAESP
- the nagA gene encoding N-acetylglucosamine-6-phosphate deacetylase, translated to MPTLLTNASLLDADGRRDGWVLIDGDRIAAAGLTGVDAPAPATTTIDLHGRTLTPGFIDLHGHGGGGAAFDNGAEEIATALAVHRSHGTTRSVISLVANPLVDVRESLSLVAGLAEADPTIVGAHLEGPFLAIGRRGAHAPEFLRQPDPQTIQGLIDAGRGTIRQVTIAPELPGALDAVRQFADAGIVVAIGHTEADEHIARAAFDAGATLVTHVFNAMPGIHHRDPGPIAAAFDDDRVALELVADGVHVHPSIVQMVFRAAPHRVALVTDAMAAAGGADGHYRLGSLNVDVRDGIAHLADTSTIAGSTLTQDSALRHAVMVAGVHESAAVEALTRTPACVLGRDDEWGSLAAGYAADLVVLDEHWRVERVWAAGAEVGASA
- a CDS encoding MFS transporter, translated to MRLPWSSLLLLSAGIFVAVTSEFLPIGLLPQLRDELGITEAQVGMLITVFAGTVVVATAPLTHLTRAVPRKRLLIVLLAIFAVANLVAALAPSYAVLVVARVIGGAAHGVFWAVVSPYAARLVPPERLASAVAIATSGATVATVAGVPLGTLLGSVVGWRASFAVIAGLVVVIAALIVAVLPPVEHRTHARDAVVGRPARDATLAPVLVLCTTVVLVTLGHATFYTYIAAWVIDVAGFEGSAVAGVLLLFGAAGAIGVAVAGVLGDRFPRALLPVLLVGVGLSVAGLAALAAHPFAVIVLIVLWSAFLGGVPVIFQARLLQTASPALLDIAAAWLTVAFNIGIGGGALLGGFVIGAWSLAALPLVTVALLLAAIGLVAVVGGLARPSRHQISTESAAS
- the purU gene encoding formyltetrahydrofolate deformylase codes for the protein MSETPHHWIVTLVCDDRPGIVHAVTGAIVAAEGNITELQQFSSLGSGRFFLRLQTETRADRDELLAALQPVIDRYGMLCRIDAVGRPLRTLVLVSKAAHCLNDLLFRQRSGHLPIEIPLVLGNHPDLSELAAFYDVPFESRPVTTADEKAAMEARILEVVEQHDIELVVLARYMQIFSPELCAALEGRAINIHHSFLPGFKGANPYARAHARGVKLIGATAHFVTSDLDEGPIIEQNVTRVDHSRSPDELVVIGRDIESRTLSQAVRWFAEDRVLLDGQRTIIFT